In a single window of the Agromyces sp. H17E-10 genome:
- a CDS encoding sensor histidine kinase — translation MTHPGDPGYAAARREATTRGPDASAEPVDGAGASGRRRPWTLRRRLLVIVASLLVAVSAVVGVVSVAVFHSSSVARLDANLDSAISRANVAIAGQPPGFPGNPDEAPSLVLNVPGQEAGTLAALVPDDGEPRAGYITEEGRVLDLPQHLAQKLAAVPADGEPHSIKVGDLGDYRALAVQEAEWDRVSIVLALPLAEVDAATSQLAITISIVALAGLAVALGLGSLIVTRALSPLARVTATAQRVSELPLDRGDVALAERVDVDDDGTEVGRLGSAFNRMLGHVASALTAREQSEQKVRRFVADASHELRTPLASIRGYAELTRLHGGELPEDVVHALSRIESESVRMTELVEDLLLLARLDEGRELVHSEVDLRALVVDAVGDAQAAGPDHEWSVDAAESPVVVSGDDARLRQVLANLLANARLHTPAGTAVTARLTKADGRARLDIVDDGPGIDEGLRDRLFERFARGDASRSRRAGSTGLGLAIVRAVVEAQHGTVSVESKPGRTVFTVELPLAAASVG, via the coding sequence ATGACGCACCCCGGCGACCCCGGATACGCCGCCGCCCGCCGCGAGGCGACCACGCGCGGCCCCGACGCCTCCGCCGAACCCGTCGACGGTGCCGGCGCCTCGGGCCGACGCCGCCCGTGGACCCTCAGGCGGCGGCTGCTCGTCATCGTGGCGTCGCTGCTCGTCGCGGTGAGCGCGGTCGTCGGCGTCGTGAGCGTCGCCGTCTTCCACAGCTCGTCGGTCGCCCGGCTCGACGCCAACCTCGACTCGGCGATCTCGCGCGCGAACGTCGCGATCGCGGGCCAGCCGCCCGGGTTCCCCGGCAACCCCGACGAGGCGCCGAGCCTCGTGCTCAACGTGCCGGGCCAGGAGGCGGGCACGCTCGCCGCCCTCGTGCCCGATGACGGCGAGCCGCGCGCGGGCTACATCACCGAGGAGGGGCGGGTGCTCGACCTGCCGCAGCACCTCGCGCAGAAGCTCGCCGCGGTGCCGGCCGACGGCGAACCGCACTCGATCAAGGTCGGCGACCTCGGCGACTACCGCGCCCTCGCCGTGCAGGAGGCGGAGTGGGACCGCGTCTCGATCGTGCTCGCGCTGCCGCTCGCGGAGGTCGACGCGGCGACGTCGCAGCTCGCGATCACCATCTCGATCGTCGCGCTCGCGGGGCTCGCCGTCGCGCTCGGGCTCGGCTCGCTCATCGTCACCCGAGCGCTGAGTCCGCTCGCGCGCGTCACCGCGACCGCCCAGCGCGTGTCGGAGCTGCCGCTCGACCGCGGCGACGTCGCGCTCGCCGAGCGGGTCGACGTCGACGACGACGGCACCGAGGTCGGCCGGCTCGGCTCGGCATTCAACCGGATGCTCGGGCACGTGGCATCCGCCCTCACCGCACGCGAGCAGAGCGAGCAGAAGGTGCGCCGCTTCGTGGCCGACGCCTCGCACGAGCTGCGCACGCCGCTCGCGTCGATCCGCGGGTACGCCGAGCTCACGCGCCTGCACGGCGGCGAGCTGCCCGAGGATGTGGTGCACGCGCTCTCGCGCATCGAGTCGGAGTCGGTGCGCATGACCGAGCTCGTCGAGGACCTGCTGCTGCTCGCCCGGCTCGACGAGGGACGCGAGCTCGTCCACTCCGAGGTCGACCTGCGGGCCCTCGTGGTCGACGCCGTCGGCGACGCGCAGGCCGCCGGGCCCGACCACGAGTGGTCGGTCGACGCGGCCGAGTCGCCCGTCGTGGTGTCGGGCGACGACGCGCGCCTGCGCCAGGTGCTCGCGAACCTGCTCGCGAACGCCCGCCTGCACACGCCCGCCGGCACCGCGGTCACGGCGCGGCTCACGAAGGCCGACGGGCGGGCCCGCCTCGACATCGTCGACGACGGCCCCGGCATCGACGAGGGGCTGCGCGATCGCCTGTTCGAACGCTTCGCGCGGGGGGATGCCTCGCGCTCGCGCCGCGCCGGTTCGACGGGTCTCGGGCTCGCGATCGTGCGCGCGGTCGTCGAGGCCCAGCACGGCACCGTCTCGGTCGAGTCGAAACCCGGGCGCACGGTCTTCACGGTCGAGCTGCCGCTCGCCGCTGCATCCGTCGGGTGA
- a CDS encoding ABC transporter ATP-binding protein translates to MYVLENVTKQYPGKRTVTALKDVSLEIAAGQMVAIQGPTGGGKSTLLQMLGALDRPTSGRVRLGDADISHLPDAKLARVRAKEVGFVFQGFNLIPTLTAQENVETGLEPLGVPAEERRRRAAEALAAVGLADRATHVPGELSGGQQQRVAIARALVKEPDVLLADEPTGALDEETRDEILGLLEGLWRDRGLTLVIVTHDSAVARRAERRLHIKNGAVTER, encoded by the coding sequence ATGTACGTGCTCGAGAACGTCACCAAGCAATACCCGGGCAAGCGCACCGTGACCGCGCTCAAGGACGTGAGCCTCGAGATCGCGGCCGGCCAGATGGTCGCGATCCAGGGCCCGACGGGCGGCGGCAAGTCGACGCTGCTGCAGATGCTCGGCGCGCTCGACCGGCCCACGTCGGGGCGGGTGCGGCTCGGCGACGCCGACATCTCGCACCTGCCCGACGCGAAACTCGCCCGGGTGCGCGCGAAGGAGGTCGGGTTCGTGTTCCAGGGGTTCAACCTCATCCCGACCCTCACCGCACAGGAGAACGTCGAGACGGGGCTCGAGCCGCTCGGGGTGCCGGCGGAAGAGCGGCGTCGCCGAGCCGCCGAGGCGCTCGCCGCCGTCGGACTCGCCGACCGCGCGACGCACGTGCCCGGAGAGCTCTCGGGCGGCCAGCAGCAGCGCGTCGCGATCGCCCGCGCACTCGTCAAGGAGCCTGATGTGCTGCTCGCCGACGAGCCGACGGGTGCCCTCGACGAGGAGACCCGCGACGAGATCCTGGGCCTGCTCGAGGGGCTCTGGCGCGACCGCGGCCTCACGCTCGTGATCGTGACGCACGACTCGGCGGTCGCCCGGCGCGCCGAGCGGCGCCTGCACATCAAGAACGGCGCGGTCACCGAACGCTGA
- a CDS encoding sugar phosphate isomerase/epimerase family protein, whose amino-acid sequence MTATHPVTLFTGQWADLPFAEVARLAAEWGYDGLEIACSGDHLDLKLAEEEPGYLAERREILDRHGLEVYAISNHLTGQAVCDDPIDFRHEAIVRPYTWGDGDPEGVRQRAADDMMRSARVARKLGVDTVVGFTGSKIWPYVAMFPPVPASMIDAGYEDFANRWNPILDVFDAEGVRFAHEVHPSEIAYDYWTSVRTLEAIDRREAFGFNWDPSHMMWQGIDPVGFIVDFADRIYHVDCKDTRLRPATGRPGIMGSHLPWGDPRRGWDFVSTGHGDVPWEDAFRALDAIGYTGPISVEWEDAGMDRLHGAAEAVGFIRSKLFPRPTASFDAAFSNQ is encoded by the coding sequence ATGACCGCCACCCACCCCGTCACGCTCTTCACCGGCCAGTGGGCCGACCTGCCGTTCGCCGAGGTCGCGCGCCTCGCGGCCGAGTGGGGCTACGACGGCCTCGAGATCGCGTGCTCGGGCGACCACCTCGACCTCAAGCTCGCCGAGGAGGAGCCGGGCTACCTCGCCGAACGCCGCGAGATCCTCGACCGGCACGGCCTCGAGGTCTACGCGATCTCCAACCACCTCACCGGGCAGGCGGTGTGCGACGACCCCATCGACTTCCGCCACGAGGCGATCGTGCGACCGTACACGTGGGGCGACGGCGACCCCGAGGGCGTGCGGCAGCGCGCCGCCGACGACATGATGCGCTCCGCGCGCGTCGCCCGCAAGCTCGGCGTCGACACCGTCGTCGGGTTCACCGGGTCGAAGATCTGGCCGTACGTGGCCATGTTCCCGCCCGTGCCGGCGTCGATGATCGACGCCGGCTACGAGGACTTCGCGAACCGGTGGAACCCGATCCTCGACGTGTTCGACGCCGAGGGCGTGCGCTTCGCGCACGAGGTGCACCCCTCCGAGATCGCCTACGACTACTGGACGAGCGTGCGCACCCTCGAGGCGATCGACCGGCGAGAGGCGTTCGGCTTCAACTGGGACCCGTCGCACATGATGTGGCAGGGCATCGACCCGGTCGGGTTCATCGTCGACTTCGCCGACCGCATCTACCACGTCGACTGCAAGGACACACGGCTGCGCCCGGCGACGGGACGCCCCGGCATCATGGGGTCGCACCTGCCGTGGGGCGACCCGCGCCGCGGCTGGGACTTCGTCTCGACCGGTCACGGCGACGTGCCGTGGGAGGACGCGTTCCGCGCGCTCGACGCGATCGGGTACACCGGCCCGATCTCGGTCGAGTGGGAGGACGCCGGCATGGACCGCCTGCACGGCGCCGCCGAGGCGGTCGGCTTCATCCGCTCCAAGCTCTTCCCCCGCCCGACCGCGTCGTTCGACGCCGCATTCTCGAACCAGTAG
- a CDS encoding sugar phosphate isomerase/epimerase family protein codes for MRRTIGVNTWVWASPLTDENLPALAAKAAALGFGAIELPVENPGDWSADAAADVLREHRLAPIVIGAMGPGRNLVAAPGSEVVATQNYLVHCLGVAERLGSPVVAGPFTAATGRAWRMDAEEREARYRELRASLAPVVRKAEDRGIRLAIEPLNRYETSLVNTVEQALEALGPLLGPGLGLALDSYHLNIEEKSIGDAIRAAGDHLAYVQVCGNDRGAVGDDHLDWPAFLDALDDVGYAGALGLESFTGENATIAVAASVWRPLAPSQDELAARSIRYLTALQDERNPA; via the coding sequence ATGCGCCGCACCATCGGCGTGAACACCTGGGTGTGGGCCTCGCCCCTCACCGACGAGAACCTGCCGGCGCTCGCCGCGAAGGCGGCGGCGCTCGGCTTCGGCGCGATCGAGCTGCCGGTCGAGAACCCCGGCGACTGGTCGGCGGATGCCGCTGCCGACGTGCTCCGTGAACATCGCCTGGCACCGATCGTGATCGGCGCCATGGGCCCCGGTCGCAACCTCGTCGCCGCTCCCGGCTCAGAGGTCGTCGCGACCCAGAACTACCTCGTGCACTGCCTCGGCGTCGCCGAGCGACTCGGCTCGCCGGTCGTCGCGGGCCCCTTCACCGCGGCCACGGGCCGGGCGTGGCGCATGGATGCCGAGGAACGCGAGGCGCGCTACCGCGAACTCCGGGCGAGCCTCGCCCCCGTCGTCCGCAAGGCGGAGGACCGCGGCATCCGACTCGCGATCGAACCCCTGAACCGCTACGAGACGAGCCTCGTGAACACCGTCGAGCAGGCGCTCGAGGCGCTCGGGCCGCTGCTCGGGCCGGGCCTCGGGCTCGCGCTCGACAGCTACCACCTCAACATCGAGGAGAAGTCGATCGGCGACGCGATCCGCGCGGCGGGCGACCACCTCGCCTACGTGCAGGTGTGCGGCAACGACCGCGGCGCCGTGGGCGACGACCACCTCGACTGGCCGGCGTTCCTCGACGCCCTCGACGACGTGGGCTACGCGGGCGCGCTCGGGCTCGAGAGCTTCACGGGCGAGAACGCGACCATCGCGGTCGCCGCCTCCGTGTGGCGGCCGCTCGCCCCCTCGCAGGACGAACTCGCGGCACGGAGCATCCGCTACCTGACCGCCTTGCAGGACGAAAGGAACCCGGCATGA
- a CDS encoding Dabb family protein, which translates to MSIEHTVVFRLVHEPGSAEEQEFLATARETLTGIPGVEGFAVLRQVSPKSALTHQFRMTFADAAAYDAYNAHPAHVGFVEGRWVPEVAEFQEYDFLA; encoded by the coding sequence ATGTCGATCGAGCACACCGTCGTCTTCCGGCTCGTCCACGAGCCCGGCTCGGCCGAGGAGCAGGAGTTCCTGGCCACCGCCCGCGAGACCCTCACGGGAATTCCGGGCGTCGAGGGCTTCGCCGTCCTGCGGCAGGTCAGTCCGAAGAGCGCCCTCACGCACCAGTTCCGCATGACGTTCGCCGACGCCGCCGCGTACGACGCCTACAACGCGCACCCGGCGCACGTCGGCTTCGTCGAGGGCCGCTGGGTGCCCGAGGTCGCCGAGTTCCAGGAGTACGACTTCTTGGCCTGA
- a CDS encoding ABC transporter permease: MFFTYLRRELAGRRRQTAIVAIGMALAIALVMIVNAVSTGVQQAQAQVLQSVYGVGTDLTVSATPAAPGEGDGPQRFEFGADAGQTSDGSTSISQSRLTSGPGSQTFDASALETVQGIDGVAGAAAALSLENVTFSGELPDFSAQGAQGGDQTMPGGDGQAQQPPQGGFDGAGGSAFDVDRVTVLGVDPEGSAVGPLSSVELTAGRGLESGDTGQAVVVLDDTYATSAELAVGDTIDLGGTDFEVVGTVASTSADATTASNAYMPLDLAQSLSGEDGMISDLYVQATSSSGIDAVQADIEEALPDTTVSTQADLASQVSGSLSTASSLIQNLGLWISLAVLVAAFLIAILFTIQGVTRRTREFGTLKAIGWPGGRIVGQVAGESLVQGLIGGAAGLVLGLAGIWIVNLAGLTLGGSAGGTSFGGPGAGGPGGAMPAGDAAAQAGGMAGGPFGASMATQSTTEVVLNAPVTVGVVAVAIGLAVLGGLLAGAIGGWRASRLRPAEALRSVA, from the coding sequence ATGTTCTTCACCTATCTCCGGCGCGAACTCGCCGGCCGGCGCAGGCAGACCGCGATCGTCGCGATCGGCATGGCGCTCGCCATCGCGCTCGTCATGATCGTGAATGCCGTCTCGACGGGCGTGCAGCAGGCGCAGGCGCAGGTGCTGCAGTCGGTCTACGGCGTCGGCACCGATCTCACGGTGAGCGCGACGCCCGCGGCGCCCGGCGAGGGCGACGGCCCGCAGCGCTTCGAGTTCGGCGCCGACGCCGGGCAGACGTCCGACGGCTCGACCTCGATCAGCCAGTCGCGGCTCACCTCGGGTCCCGGCTCGCAGACCTTCGACGCGTCGGCTCTCGAGACCGTGCAGGGCATCGACGGGGTCGCGGGTGCCGCTGCTGCGCTGTCGCTCGAGAACGTGACGTTCTCGGGCGAGCTGCCCGACTTCTCCGCGCAGGGCGCGCAGGGCGGCGACCAGACGATGCCCGGCGGCGACGGCCAGGCCCAGCAGCCCCCGCAGGGCGGCTTCGACGGCGCGGGCGGCAGTGCGTTCGACGTCGATCGCGTCACGGTGCTTGGCGTCGACCCCGAGGGTTCCGCCGTCGGTCCGCTCTCGTCGGTCGAGCTCACGGCCGGGCGCGGCCTCGAGTCGGGCGACACGGGGCAGGCCGTCGTCGTGCTCGACGACACGTATGCGACGAGCGCCGAGCTCGCGGTCGGCGACACGATCGACCTCGGCGGCACCGACTTCGAGGTGGTCGGCACGGTCGCCTCGACCTCGGCGGATGCGACGACCGCGTCGAACGCGTACATGCCGCTCGACCTCGCCCAGTCGCTCTCGGGCGAGGACGGCATGATCAGCGACCTCTACGTGCAGGCGACCTCGTCGAGCGGGATCGACGCCGTGCAGGCCGACATCGAGGAGGCGCTGCCCGACACCACCGTCTCGACCCAGGCCGACCTCGCCTCGCAGGTCTCGGGCTCGCTCTCGACCGCGTCGAGCCTCATCCAGAACCTCGGGCTGTGGATCTCGCTCGCGGTGCTCGTCGCCGCGTTCCTCATCGCGATCCTCTTCACCATCCAGGGCGTCACCCGGCGCACGCGCGAGTTCGGCACGCTCAAGGCCATCGGCTGGCCGGGCGGGCGCATCGTCGGCCAGGTCGCGGGCGAATCGCTCGTGCAGGGCCTCATCGGCGGCGCCGCAGGACTCGTGCTCGGACTCGCGGGCATCTGGATCGTCAACCTCGCCGGTCTCACCCTGGGTGGCAGCGCGGGCGGCACCTCGTTCGGCGGGCCGGGTGCGGGCGGCCCGGGCGGCGCCATGCCGGCCGGGGATGCCGCGGCGCAAGCCGGCGGCATGGCGGGAGGGCCGTTCGGCGCGAGCATGGCGACGCAATCGACCACCGAGGTCGTGCTGAACGCACCGGTCACGGTGGGCGTCGTCGCCGTCGCGATCGGGCTCGCCGTGCTCGGCGGCCTGCTCGCCGGTGCGATCGGCGGCTGGCGGGCCTCGCGCCTGCGTCCGGCCGAGGCGCTGCGGAGCGTCGCATGA
- a CDS encoding amidase domain-containing protein has protein sequence MTQPTERPSPGVYLRRRLVVGGALVVVLGLVVWLVVAIVTAAVAAATPPGPTGPGTQGGRGVHPNAAALELDPDLPAPVLRQLEYVREYWDGANDDYGVLGDDDCVNFASQSLIERGWAVDDEWWHSTDGDPYASSDAWRSSTLFSDYLAAHPERATPLSDAQRAKVKPGDIVQFDWDASGDRDHTAVVTAVREDDEGDVHVYYAGHTDATWDRSVDDHPKHPKTKVYFWSVRG, from the coding sequence ATGACCCAGCCGACCGAACGCCCCTCCCCCGGCGTGTACCTGCGCCGACGCCTCGTCGTCGGCGGTGCGCTCGTCGTCGTGCTCGGGCTCGTCGTGTGGCTCGTCGTGGCGATCGTGACTGCGGCGGTCGCGGCCGCGACCCCTCCGGGGCCGACCGGGCCCGGCACGCAGGGCGGGCGGGGCGTCCACCCCAACGCGGCCGCGCTCGAGCTCGACCCCGACCTGCCCGCCCCCGTGCTGCGCCAGCTCGAGTACGTGCGCGAGTACTGGGATGGCGCGAACGACGACTACGGCGTGCTCGGCGACGACGACTGCGTCAACTTCGCGTCGCAGTCGCTCATCGAGCGCGGCTGGGCGGTCGACGACGAGTGGTGGCACTCGACCGACGGCGACCCCTACGCGTCGAGCGACGCCTGGCGGTCGTCCACCCTGTTCAGCGACTACCTCGCCGCGCACCCCGAGCGCGCGACGCCCCTCTCCGATGCGCAGCGCGCGAAGGTGAAGCCGGGCGACATCGTGCAGTTCGACTGGGATGCCTCGGGCGACCGCGACCACACCGCCGTCGTGACCGCCGTGCGCGAGGACGACGAGGGCGACGTGCACGTGTACTACGCGGGCCACACCGACGCGACGTGGGACCGGTCGGTCGACGACCACCCGAAGCATCCGAAGACGAAGGTGTACTTCTGGAGTGTGAGGGGCTGA
- a CDS encoding response regulator transcription factor produces the protein MSSTPPAPHRAPAIAKGDGSMVRVLVVDDEHSLTELLKMALKYEGWDVRTAADGATAVRVAREFRPDAIVLDIMLPDIDGLEVLQRVRADGTETPVLFLTAKDSLDDRIAGLTAGGDDYVTKPFSLEEVVARLRGLIRRSTLTLAQAKDPVLTVGDLTLDEDSYEVARGGEPIELTATEFELLRYLMRNPRRVLSKAQILDRVWSYDFGGKETVVELYISYLRKKIDAGRPPMIHTVRGAGYMLKAAG, from the coding sequence ATGAGCTCGACGCCCCCCGCCCCGCACCGTGCCCCCGCGATCGCCAAGGGCGACGGGTCGATGGTGCGCGTGCTCGTCGTCGACGACGAGCACTCGCTCACCGAGCTGCTGAAGATGGCGCTCAAGTACGAGGGCTGGGACGTGCGCACCGCCGCCGACGGCGCGACCGCCGTGCGGGTCGCGCGCGAGTTCCGGCCCGACGCGATCGTGCTCGACATCATGCTGCCCGACATCGACGGGCTGGAGGTGCTGCAGCGGGTGCGCGCCGACGGCACCGAGACACCCGTGCTCTTCCTCACCGCGAAGGACTCGCTCGACGACCGCATCGCCGGGCTCACCGCGGGCGGCGATGACTACGTCACGAAGCCGTTCAGCCTCGAAGAGGTGGTGGCGCGGCTGCGCGGGCTCATCCGCCGCTCGACGCTCACCCTCGCGCAGGCGAAGGACCCGGTGCTCACCGTCGGCGACCTCACCCTCGACGAGGACTCGTACGAGGTGGCCCGCGGCGGCGAGCCGATCGAGCTCACCGCGACCGAGTTCGAGCTGCTGCGCTACCTCATGCGCAACCCCCGCCGCGTGCTCTCCAAGGCGCAGATCCTCGACCGCGTCTGGTCGTACGACTTCGGCGGCAAGGAGACGGTGGTCGAGCTCTACATCTCCTACCTGCGCAAGAAGATCGACGCCGGTCGACCGCCCATGATCCACACGGTGCGCGGCGCCGGCTACATGCTGAAGGCGGCGGGATGA